The nucleotide window CTAGGCAAAATGGCACCGTAACTTCGGGAGAAGGTGCGCCGGTGAGGGTGAATGATTTACTCAGTAAGCCCATGCCGGTCGAAGATACCAGGCCGCTGCGACTGTTTATTAAAAACACAGCACTCTGCAAACACGAAAGTGGACGTATAGGGTGTGACGCCTGCCCGGTGCCGGAAGGTTAATTGATGGGGTTAGCGCAAGCGAAGCTCTTGATCGAAGCCCCGGTAAACGGCGGCCGTAACTATAACGGTCCTAAGGTAGCGAAATTCCTTGTCGGGTAAGTTCCGACCTGCACGAATGGCGTAACGATGGCGGCGCTGTCTCCACCCGAGACTCAGTGAAATTGAAATCGCTGTGAAGATGCAGTGTATCCGCGGCTAGACGGAAAGACCCCGTGAACCTTTACTATAGCTTTGCACTGGACTTTGAATTTGCTTGTGTAGGATAGGTGGGAGGCTTTGAAGCGTGGACGCCAGTTCGCGTGGAGCCATCCTTGAAATACCACCCTGGCAACTTTGAGGTTCTAACTCTGGTCCGTTATCCGGATCGAGGACAGTGTATGGTGGGTAGTTTGACTGGGGCGGTCTCCTCCTAAAGAGTAACGGAGGAGTACGAAGGTGCGCTCAGACCGGTCGGAAATCGGTCGCAGAGTATAAAGGCAAAAGCGCGCTTGACTGCGAGACAGACACGTCGAGCAGGTACGAAAGTAGGTCTTAGTGATCCGGTGGTTCTGTATGGAAGGGCCATCGCTCAACGGATAAAAGGTACTCCGGGGATAACAGGCTGATACCGCCCAAGAGTTCATATCGACGGCGGTGTTTGGCACCTCGATGTCGGCTCATCACATCCTGGGGCTGAAGCCGGTCCCAAGGGTATGGCTGTTCGCCATTTAAAGTGGTACGCGAGCTGGGTTTAGAACGTCGTGAGACAGTTCGGTCCCTATCTGCCGTGGACGTTTGAGATTTGAGAGGGGCTGCTCCTAGTACGAGAGGACCGGAGTGGACGAACCTCTGGTGTTCCGGTTGTCACGCCAGTGGCACTGCCGGGTAGCTATGTTCGGAAGAGATAACCGCTGAAAGCATCTAAGCGGGAAACTCGCCTCAAGATGAGATCTCACTGGAGCCTTGAGCTCCCTGAAGGGCCGTCGAAGACTACGACGTTGATAGGCTGGGTGTGTAAGCGTTGTGAGGCGTTGAGCTAACCAGTACTAATTGCCCGTGAGGCTTGACCATATAACACCCAAACAATTTGGCTGTTAGACGGTAAGTCGACAAACAAACCGAAAATTTGCAAGAATTCGCGTTACCAGCATCACATACCCAATTCGCTGCAGCGGCTAAACCGAGGCAGCAACCGAATTGCTTGACGACCATAGAGCGTTGGAACCACCTGATCCCATCCCGAACTCAGTAGTGAAACGACGCATCGCCGATGGTAGTGTGGGGTCTCCCCATGTGAGAGTAGGTCATCGTCAAGCTTCTATCCCAAACCCCCGATCCGCTTGCGCGGTTCGGGGGTTTGTCTTTGTGCGAAAAAATGCTGAGTGGCGATGTTGCGGCGTGATGCCGAGCAGAATTACGGAGGCTCCAAAAGCGGAAGAACAGATTCTCGACTTTTTCACGCAGGTAGAGGCCGGTGTGCCGATTGAGGAGCTGCGCCGGCGGCATTGCTTCAGTGATGCCTCGTTCTACACCTGGCGTGCCAAGTTTGGTGGCATGACCGTGCCGGACGCCAAGCGGCTCAGGGATCTCGAACTGGAGAACAGCCGGCTGAAGAGGCCGCCGGTCGAAGCCCATCTGGATATCAAGGCACTGAAGGTGGTCGCCCGGGGAAAAGGGTAAGCCTGACAGCGCGGGGCGGGAGGCGGTGGAGGAGATGCAGGCCAGAACCGAACCGGCATCTCCGAGCGCCGTGCCGTTCCGCTGATCTGGTTGTCTCGTTCGTTGCTGCGCTATCAGTCCCGCTCCAGCGAGCAAGGCTCCAGGCTGCAAACCCAACTCGTGGAGCTGGCACAGGAGCGTCGGCGCTTTGGCTACCGGGGCCTGCATATCCTGCTGCGGCGGCAGGTATGCAGGTCAACCATAAGCGGATCTATTGCCTTGACCGGGCTGCCGGTTTGATGGTGAAGCGCCGAAGGCGCCCGCCACGGTGTTGCCGTAGAGCACGAGCGGCTGAGCCTGCCGAGCGCGCCGAACAAGGTGTGGTCGATGGACTTGGTCTTCGATGCACTTAGTACGGGGCGGAGGATCAAATGCGTAACGGTGCTCGATGATTTCGCCAAGGAGACGGTAGGTATCCTTGTGGATCACGGCATCAGCGGCTTTTTTCGCGTTACTCGCGCATTGGATGGAATAGCCCGATTCCGCGATTACCCCATCGCAATTCGCACCGCCCCAGACCCCAATTGACCGACAAGGCACTTGTCCTATGGGCCTATCAGCGCGACATCAAGCTGAGGCGGCTTCAGCCTGGTAAGCCCGCACAGAATCATTCAATGGCAGGTTTTTCGGATGAATGCCTGAACGAGCACTGGTTCTGCTCCCTGGCCGAGGCCAGAAACCGCATCGCGGCCTGGCGACGGGGCACAACGAGCACCGACCGCCCAGTGCTATCGGTACATGCATAAGGTTTGTGTGATGGTGCTATTCCGCATGTTCATCGATCACGGTAGGTCGCTAACGAGCTGGCATGCTCCGAAACGCTCGAGAAATTCTTGCAGCAGGATCACTCGCCGCGATATTCGCAGCCACTGGTGCAGGTTTCATGAATACGGATGCGCGAAAGCTCTGGAAGAAGCGGTTTTAGTTCGTTCCAGATCCATTTAGCGAGATTTTCGCTGGTTGGATTTTCGAGGCCGGCAAGGTCGTTGAGATAGTTGTGATCTAGCTGTTCATAGATCGGGCGGAAAATCGCTTTGAGTTCGCTGAAATCCCGAATCCAGCCGGTAAATGGGTCTACTTCGCCAGCAATGTAGATGGCTACACGAAAAGAATGGCCATGGAGGCGTCCGCATTTATGGCCCGCGGGCACATTCGGAAGTCGATGAGCAGATTCGAAAGTGAACTCTTTGAAAATTTCCACAAGAAACTCGCTAAATGATGAGGCGGCAATGCAGTGATTTTACTGCCTTTCCTGAGAGTCGTCGCGAATAGCCGACCAGCCTGCACCAGAAGTGCTAGCTAACGTGGACGGGCTGGGCTGGTGCTCAAATGGCAAACTGGACACGGATAATGCGTTATTGCAGAGTACGCCCCTTTCTCTCAAGTCTGGCTCGCGTAACGGTGAAGTTTGATGAATGCAGTGGTGGTTGCGGTCGGCGTCATGCTGATCTTGAGTTTATGCCGAGTGCACGTTGTAGTTGCGTTGATCGCCGGTGCGCTGTGCGGTGGGCTTCTTGGCGGCTTGGGTATCGAGTCTACGCTTGCGGCATTCAATAAAGGGCTCGGCGGAGGCGCAACGGTCGCGTTGTCGTACGCGCTGCTGGGAGCATTCGCCGTGGCCATCGGTAAGAGCGGTCTCGCTCATGCGCTGGCTGACAAGGCGCTGATGATGGTGGGAAACCGTACGGCGCAGTCAGGTCAGTCCGTCAAATGGATAGTGATGGCATTGTTGCTGGTGGTCGCGATCTCTTCCCAGAATATTTTGCCGATTCACATTGCTTTCATCCCGCTGCTGGTTCCTCCCTTGTTGTCTGTGGTGTCCAGCCTGCGCATCGACCGTCGCTTGATCGCTTGTGTGTTGGCCTTCGGGTTGATCACGCCCTACATGTTTTTACCGGTCGGTTTTGGCAACATCTTTCTCAACGAGATACTGCTCGCCAACGTTGCGAAAGGTGGGGTGGATGTATCTGGAGTAAAGGTGACGGAGGCGATGCTGATTCCAGCGCTTGGGATGGTCGCAGGGCTGATCATCGCCTTCTTTAGTTATCGCAAGCCGCGTGATTACGACCTGGGCCGAATAGATGAGGTCGAGCGGGTTAATGCAACCTACAGTCCCGTCACACTGCTCGTGGCGGCTATTGCCATCGGTGCTGCGTTCATTGTGCAGTTATGGCTGGATTCGATGATTATCGGTGCGCTTGCCGGGTTCGTGATCTTCTCTGCCTCCGGTGTGGTGCGTTGGCGTGAGGCGGACGACCTGTTCACCGAGGGTATGAAAATGATGGCCATGATCGGCTTCATCATGATTGCTGCAGCGGGGTTCGCCGAGGTCATGCGAGAAACCGGTCAGGTGAAATCGCTGGTAGACGCCTCCGCCGCGTGGATCGGCGACAGCAAGGCGGTGGCGGCGCTGCTGATGCTATTGGTCGGCCTTTTGGTAACCATGGGTATCGGTTCGTCGTTTTCGACGGTACCGATTATTGCGGCGATCTTCGTGCCGCTGGGCGTGGAGCTGGGGTTCAGCCCGCTTGCAATCGTGAGCCTGGTGGGCACGGCGGGCGCGTTGGGTGACGGTGGCTCTCCCGCGTCGGATTCGACCCTGGGACCGACCGCTGGCCTCAACGTCGACGGCCAACACAACCATATATGGGATACCGTGGTTCCGACGTTTCTCCACTACAACTTGCCGCTGCTCGCCTTTGGTTGGGTGGCAGCAATGATCCTGTGATTCGATAGGATCGAACGAAGAGGGCAGGGTAATTCCTGCCTTCTTTTTTGCGTGGAGAGAAAAGCTGCGCACTCGCGAATCCGTATGTTGACTAACGGGATAGCACAACGGATTTCTGGGTGAAGAATGATCAGATCGACGCTCGAGCAGAAGACCTTCCTCATTTTACTGGTGCTGGTTTCCCTCGCATTCGGCTGGATCCTCCTGCCATTCTATGGAGCGGTATTCTGGGCAGCGGTACTCGCCATACTCTTCTCGCCATTGCAGCGACGGCTGCAGCAGCGCTTCGTCGGGCGCCCGAATGTAGCTGCATTGCTGACTTTACTGATATGTCTATTGGTGGCGGTTATTCCCGTAATCGTAATTACCGGAATGCTGGTGCAAGAAGGTGCTGCGCTATATCAGCGCATCGAGACCGGTGAACTGGACGTTGGCAGCTACCTGGCACAAGTGAAGGCAATGATGCCGGATGGTCTGCGGGTGCAGCTCCAGCGGTTCGGCCTTGGCGATCTGGACAGCATGCGAGAAAAGCTTTCCAGCGGCGCGCTGGAAGGCAGTCAGTTTCTAGCGACGAAAGCATTCAGCTTTGGGCAGGGTACGTTTCAGTTTCTGGTGAGCTTCTGCGTGATGCTCTACTTGCTGTTCTTCTTCATTCGCGACGGGCGTGAGCTGGTGTTGCGGATTCGGCAGGCGCTGCCGCTGAGCGATACTCAGAAACGGAGGTTGTTCAATAAATTCACCCGAGTAGTGCGAGCCACCGTGAAGGGCAACGTCATTGTTGCGATCACGCAGGGCGCGCTCGGCGGAGTGATTTTCGCGGTGCTCGGTATATCAGGAGCCCTGCTCTGGGCGGTCTTGATGGCATTCCTGTCACTGCTTCCCGCCGTCGGGGCCGGACTGATCTGGACACCTGTAGCGATCTACTTCCTATTCAGCGGCGCAGTCTGGCAGGGAGTGATTCTGATCCTGTATGGGGTGATGGTTATCGGCCTGGTGGACAACATCCTTCGCCCGATCCTGGTGGGCAAGGACACCAAGATGCCCGATTACCTTGTCCTGATTTCCACCCTCGGTGGGCTCGCTCTGTTCGGGCTGAATGGCTTCGTGATCGGGCCGCTTATCGCGGCCTTGTTCATCTCATCGTGGGGGCTTTTTACCAATGGCGATCGGCCACGAGGTTCAGCTGACGCGGGCGAATGAACACCTTTTTAATCAAGGGCCGGCAGGGCCGGCCTTGATCAGGGGACGTCTCACATCAGTCGTTTGCCGTCCTTGCGGCTGATGATGACTGTTGCAGAACGCGGCCGCAGGCCAGGACCATCCGGCCAGCTGCTGCTGTAATTGCCCGGCGTAGACCCCTCACCTGGATGCTGGATATTCACGAACAGCGTGCGGAAATCGGGCGTTGCGGTGATGCCAGTCACCTCCGCGCCTAGCGGTCCGACCAGAAAGCGCTTGGTTTCCCCTGTCTTGGGATCAGAAACCAACATCTGATTGTTACCGAACGGGCCTGATTTCAGCTGGCTGCCGCTCATGTCGGTCTGGATCCAGAGTCGGCCTTCGTCATCGAACCACAGCCCATCTGGACTGGCCAGGATGTTGCTGTCATCCAGAGCGCGGCCCCTTGGGGTTCTGCTGTCGCCCTGCGGACCCGCCAATAGGTAGATGTTCCAGCGAAAGCGGGTTCCTGCGTAGTCGCGGCTTTCTTCCGACCAGCGAATGATATGGCCGTAAGGATTGGGCGAGCGCGGATTGGCTGCATCGGCCTCGCTACGCGCACTGTTGTTGGTCAGGGTGAAATAGACATCACCGTTGTCCGGGTGAACGGCACCCCATTCCGGGCGATCCATTCGCGTCGCGCCGGCGATGTCGGCAGCCAGACGGGTGTTGATCAGCACTTCGCCCTGATCGGCGAAGCTCACACCGGCCGTTGCGCAGGCCTGCTGGAACGCCGGGTCGTCAATGTCCAGAGCCAGCCAATCGCCGCTGCCATCCGCGTTGAAACGGGCTACGTAGAGCGTTCCCGCATCCAGCAGGCGACCATCGCTACGCAGCGGGCGGTAGCGGTCACGGCTGACATACTTGTAGATGTATTCATTCTGCGAGTCGTCACCTGAGTAGCAGACCAGCGGGCGACCCGGTTTGACGGGTGCAAACACCAGCCCCTCGTGCGCAAAGCGGCCGAGGGCGGTGCGTTTTACCGGCATGGCGTCTGGATCGAAGGGATCGATCTCCACGATCCAGCCGAAGGTGTTCGGCTCGTTGCGATAGTCGGACCGCGGATCGGCGCCGCGGCGTGTCGCATCGAAACGCTGGAACTCATCGCCAGCGATGGTCTCCCAGGCATAGCGGCTGGTGTCACGTACACCGTAACGGCTGAGCTCGCGCGGTAGTTCACTGTCCTGGCTGGCAAAGTAACCGGCCCAGTTCTCTTCGCAGGTCAGATAGGTGCCCCACGGGGTAAAGCCATTCGCGCAGTTGTTCAGTGTGCCGCGGGTGGAAGTGCCGCTCGGGCTGTAGCGGGTGCGCAGCAAGGCATGCCCCTTGGCGGGACCTTCGATACGCATGGCGGTGGCGCCGGTGATGCGGCGATTGCGGGCAGATGGCAGTACGGACCAGTCGCCGCGCACGCCGCGACGGATCTCCACTACGGAAACCCCGTGCGCATTGATTTCCTTACGGACTTCGTCGACTACGGTGCGCTTGCCGTCGACCACGGTCGGCCCGTTGGGGTGCAGCAGCGGCGCATCAATGTACTCGTGATTCACCACCAGCAATCCGTGATCGCTCTGGTGCCCGCCGTATTTGGCATTGATTGGGAAGAAATGCATGCCATCGTGATGCATGCCTGTCTGGTGCGCTTGGTCCTCGGCGCTGTTGCTGGCGTCTTCCAGATAGGCCGGATAGCGCCCGCTAATAGGGGTGCCCCACGGAATGAACGTCGTTGCGGTGTATCCCGGCGGGACGCTGATGCCATCGTGGCGAGTGACTGGAACAGCTGAGAAGGGAAGTCGGCTGCGGCGCTTCAGCGGAAAATCCTTGAGCCGCTCTGCCGATTGACCGGCGGCCTGGACCGCTCCCGGAAGTGTCGCTCCCAGGAAGGCCAGCGCGCCTAGCGAGGCGCCACCGGCCAGTACCTGGCGACGGCCGAGATTGATCACATCCTGAATATGGGTATTTCCGGAACGGTTGCTGGGTAGCTCATCGCCATTGCCGAACAGAATATTGTCGTTGTCAGTGCTCACGTCGCGTTCCCTGAGTCGATTGACGGAATCCTGACTCTAGTTTTGTCGTGAGACAGCTATATGACACCGCTCCGCATTACGACGAGCGACATGAGCGCTCGAAACGCAAAGGCCCCGGCTTAGAGCCGGGGCCTTTGCTACACCGCAGCCTGTTGCCAGGCTGAAACCGTTCCTTAGTGGAACTGGTTCATGGTGTTGTCCTTACCGCTCGCCTTCAGAGCCGCTTCGCCAGCGAAGTACTCCTTGTGGTTGTCACCAATGTCGGAGCCAGCCATGTTCTGGTGCTTGACGCAGGCGATACCCTGACGCAGTTCCTGCCGCTGAACGCCCTTCACGTAGGCCAGCATGCCTTGGTCGGCGAAGTAGCCCTTGGCCAGGTTGTCGGTGGACAGCGCGGCAGTGTGGTAGGTCGGCAGAGTGATCAGGTGGTGGAAGATGCCGGCGTGAGCGGAACCGTCCTTCTGGAAGGTACGGATCTTCTCGTCTGCAATCTGAGCCAGCTCGGTTTCGTCGTACTCGACGCTCATCAGCTTGGCGCGGTCGTAGGCGGAAACGTCCTTGCCTTCGGCGACCATGGCGTCGAACACTTGCTGACGGAAGTTCAAGGTCCAGTTGAACGACGGGCTGTTGTTGTAAACCAGCTTAGCGTTCGGGATCACTTCGCGGATGCGGTCAACCATGCCCTTGATCTGGCCAACGTGCGGCTTCTCGGTCTCGATCCACAGCAGGTCGGCGCCGTTCTGCAGGCTGGTGATGCAGTCCAGGACGCAGCGGTCTTCGCCGGTGCCCTTGCGGAACTGGAACAGGTTGGACGGCAGACGCTTCGGACGCAGCAGCTTGCCACCGCGGTTGATCACGACGTCGCCATTGCCCAGGTCGGAGGCAGCAACTTCTTCGCAATCCAGGAACGAGTTGTACAGGTCGCCCAGGTCGCCCGGCTCTTTAGTCACGGCGATCTGCTTGGTCAGGCCTGCACCCAGGGAGTCGGTACGCGCCACGATCACGCCGTTGTCGATACCCAGTTCGAGGAAGGCGTAGCGCACGGCAGCGATCTTGGCGAGGAAGTCGGCGTGCGGAACGGTCACTTTGCCGTCCTGGTGGCCGCACTGCTTCTCGTCGGAAACCTGGTTCTCGATCTGAATGCAGCACGCACCCGCTTCGATCATGCGCTTGGCCAGCAGGTAGGTGGCTTCCGGGTTACCGAAGCCAGCGTCGATGTCGGCGATGATCGGGACGATATGAGTCTCGTAGTTGTCGATCTGGTTCTGGATTTCAGCAGCCTTGGCGTTATCGCCGGCTTCGCGAGCGGCATCCAGGGCGGTGAACAGCAGATCCAGTTCGCGGCTATCGGCCTGACGCAGGAAGGTGTACAGCTCTTCGATCAGGTCGGAGACTGCGGTCTTCTCGTGCATCGACTGGTCCGGCAGCGGGCCGAACTCGGAGCGCAGAGCGGCAACCATCCAGCCGGACAGGTAGAGGTAGCGCTTGTTGGTGGTCTTCAGGTGCTTCTTGATGGAGATCAGCTTCTGCTGACCGATGAAGCCATGCCAGCAGCCCAGCGACTGGGTGTAGACGGACGAGTCGGCATCGTACTCGGCCATGTCCTTGCGCATGATGTCGGCGGTGTACTGAGCGATTTCCAGACCGGTCTTGAAGCGGTTCTGGGCGCGCATGCGGGCCACGGATTCCGGGTTGATAGCGCTCCAGCTGCTGCCGAACTTCTCTTTCAGGGCGGCAACTGCCTTGATGTCGTCTTGATATGCGGACATGGTCAATCCTTCATAGATGTGAATTTGGTTGAGCACCGACTTTCCCACCAAAAACTGCGTGCTAACGGATCAATGCGAGCAACACGCGGCAGAGCGTCGAACTGCGACCAGGACGAGGATTGAAACCGAGGAGGAGGGCATGGACACGATCGCCGGGCTGGCTCTTGGTTGCGAAGCTCCCGGTTGGCGTGGCTGCCGTGGGGCCTGACAACGTCGAGACTATAAGTCTGGCTGATGCGTTAATCGCTTCCCCGTCCCTCAGGACGACTCGTTCCAGTCGCAACCTCGTCAGTCCGCCTTGTGGGCAGTACAGTCACGGGACGGCTCGGCTGGTTGGCTGGAGCGCGCCCCGGAGACCCTTTCCAGAGCCTCTGGTTAGCGGGAGCGGGGCAATGATGCGCTGCCGGGAAAGCCTCGTCAATCATTTTGTAGTGTTTTTTTTGTGGCACTACATAAGCGGGGCGCTGCCACATTGCGCGAAGCGCTATCACTCCAGTACGTCGACTTTCAGTCGCAGCGAAAGGTCTTGCCGGCCCTGCGTGCTGTAACGTCGCAAGGTGCCGTCGTGTTGTGATGAGGCACTTTCGTCGATGCCGCCCAGGCTGATCCACTCGCCAACGCGGCCACTGACGCGGGTATCGGCGAGCTGCGTTTCGATCACATTCGGGGTCATCTGATTGACCCGATCACGGTTGCTGCTGACGGTGATCTGAACACGATCACCGATGAGATTGGCCGTCACGTAGAAGCCGCGGGTGACGTCGCGATACTGCGTCTGCTGGTAGATCCGGCCATAGCCGTCGGTGCCACTGGTGGTCAGCGGTACGCTCTGGCCGACCTGGATCAGCGCCGGATAGCCCTCATTGGTCTGGATCTGCTGGATGCCGCCCTCCTGACTGCTGGTCGAACGCCGGATGATGCGCACCTGGTCGCGACCATGACGTTCGCCACGGCCTGTCTCGAACTCGACATCTCCGGCGCGGATCGAACCATCCACACTGTAGCCGCTGGAGTTGCCAGCAGCCGAATCCTGGGTGTCGACACTGATAAGCAGGCGCTTGGGTTCGCTGTCGAGCTGCTCGAGTACCTGACGAAGTTCTACGATCGCCGCTTGCGGAGCATTGACGATCAACTGATTGCCGTAGGCGTTGACCCGACCCTGTTCGCCGATCACCGATTGGGCTACCGGCAGGACATCCTCAGCCATCCGGTATTGCAGCGGGATGACCTCCGTGGCGGCGTGCAACGGCAGGCAGATGGCCAGAGCGAGTGTGGCAAGATGGCGGCGTAGGGTCATAGCAGAAAGCTCCGCAGGTTGGCATCGGACAGGCTGCGTTCCCAGGCCTGGTCGAAGCTCGACTGGCTCAGACGGACCCGCGCCGGGTTGTTATACAGCGCATACCCGTTATGGGGATCGCGATGGGGACGTATCAGCAGGCCGGTTTTGTCCGCGATCAGATAGGCGTCCTCTTCGCGCGGATACTCGGGATTGACCTTGCGAATCTGGGCATTGCTGCTGAGGCGCCTGGCCAGCGCCAGCAGGCGGTGACCGCTCTGCACGGCCCGGGTGGAATCCTCGATGAGGATACGCAACCGGTTGCGCGGGTGCGCCAGCAGAAAGCGTGTGCAGGCCTGCTGGATACTGCTGTGGTGAAACAGCCAGGGTTCCAGGTCCGGGCTGTAGAGACACAGGTTGCGTTGCGCCTGCTGGAAGAACGCCAGCGCGTGCGCGCGAACCTGCTCGGGACTGGTGAAGTGCTGTACGCCGGCGTCCTCTCCGAGTCGCGCCGACGCGGCCTGCCAGGACGTCGGCGCCGGTTGGTCCGACAACGGATTATGCACGTCGAATCGCCCCGGCGATTGGAAGTCGATGATTAGCGACTCGCCTGTATCGTCCCGATCAT belongs to Pseudomonas phenolilytica and includes:
- the queD gene encoding 6-carboxytetrahydropterin synthase QueD, which translates into the protein MEIFKEFTFESAHRLPNVPAGHKCGRLHGHSFRVAIYIAGEVDPFTGWIRDFSELKAIFRPIYEQLDHNYLNDLAGLENPTSENLAKWIWNELKPLLPELSRIRIHETCTSGCEYRGE
- a CDS encoding Na+/H+ antiporter family protein — translated: MNAVVVAVGVMLILSLCRVHVVVALIAGALCGGLLGGLGIESTLAAFNKGLGGGATVALSYALLGAFAVAIGKSGLAHALADKALMMVGNRTAQSGQSVKWIVMALLLVVAISSQNILPIHIAFIPLLVPPLLSVVSSLRIDRRLIACVLAFGLITPYMFLPVGFGNIFLNEILLANVAKGGVDVSGVKVTEAMLIPALGMVAGLIIAFFSYRKPRDYDLGRIDEVERVNATYSPVTLLVAAIAIGAAFIVQLWLDSMIIGALAGFVIFSASGVVRWREADDLFTEGMKMMAMIGFIMIAAAGFAEVMRETGQVKSLVDASAAWIGDSKAVAALLMLLVGLLVTMGIGSSFSTVPIIAAIFVPLGVELGFSPLAIVSLVGTAGALGDGGSPASDSTLGPTAGLNVDGQHNHIWDTVVPTFLHYNLPLLAFGWVAAMIL
- a CDS encoding AI-2E family transporter — encoded protein: MIRSTLEQKTFLILLVLVSLAFGWILLPFYGAVFWAAVLAILFSPLQRRLQQRFVGRPNVAALLTLLICLLVAVIPVIVITGMLVQEGAALYQRIETGELDVGSYLAQVKAMMPDGLRVQLQRFGLGDLDSMREKLSSGALEGSQFLATKAFSFGQGTFQFLVSFCVMLYLLFFFIRDGRELVLRIRQALPLSDTQKRRLFNKFTRVVRATVKGNVIVAITQGALGGVIFAVLGISGALLWAVLMAFLSLLPAVGAGLIWTPVAIYFLFSGAVWQGVILILYGVMVIGLVDNILRPILVGKDTKMPDYLVLISTLGGLALFGLNGFVIGPLIAALFISSWGLFTNGDRPRGSADAGE
- a CDS encoding PhoX family protein, with the protein product MSTDNDNILFGNGDELPSNRSGNTHIQDVINLGRRQVLAGGASLGALAFLGATLPGAVQAAGQSAERLKDFPLKRRSRLPFSAVPVTRHDGISVPPGYTATTFIPWGTPISGRYPAYLEDASNSAEDQAHQTGMHHDGMHFFPINAKYGGHQSDHGLLVVNHEYIDAPLLHPNGPTVVDGKRTVVDEVRKEINAHGVSVVEIRRGVRGDWSVLPSARNRRITGATAMRIEGPAKGHALLRTRYSPSGTSTRGTLNNCANGFTPWGTYLTCEENWAGYFASQDSELPRELSRYGVRDTSRYAWETIAGDEFQRFDATRRGADPRSDYRNEPNTFGWIVEIDPFDPDAMPVKRTALGRFAHEGLVFAPVKPGRPLVCYSGDDSQNEYIYKYVSRDRYRPLRSDGRLLDAGTLYVARFNADGSGDWLALDIDDPAFQQACATAGVSFADQGEVLINTRLAADIAGATRMDRPEWGAVHPDNGDVYFTLTNNSARSEADAANPRSPNPYGHIIRWSEESRDYAGTRFRWNIYLLAGPQGDSRTPRGRALDDSNILASPDGLWFDDEGRLWIQTDMSGSQLKSGPFGNNQMLVSDPKTGETKRFLVGPLGAEVTGITATPDFRTLFVNIQHPGEGSTPGNYSSSWPDGPGLRPRSATVIISRKDGKRLM
- a CDS encoding isocitrate lyase, coding for MSAYQDDIKAVAALKEKFGSSWSAINPESVARMRAQNRFKTGLEIAQYTADIMRKDMAEYDADSSVYTQSLGCWHGFIGQQKLISIKKHLKTTNKRYLYLSGWMVAALRSEFGPLPDQSMHEKTAVSDLIEELYTFLRQADSRELDLLFTALDAAREAGDNAKAAEIQNQIDNYETHIVPIIADIDAGFGNPEATYLLAKRMIEAGACCIQIENQVSDEKQCGHQDGKVTVPHADFLAKIAAVRYAFLELGIDNGVIVARTDSLGAGLTKQIAVTKEPGDLGDLYNSFLDCEEVAASDLGNGDVVINRGGKLLRPKRLPSNLFQFRKGTGEDRCVLDCITSLQNGADLLWIETEKPHVGQIKGMVDRIREVIPNAKLVYNNSPSFNWTLNFRQQVFDAMVAEGKDVSAYDRAKLMSVEYDETELAQIADEKIRTFQKDGSAHAGIFHHLITLPTYHTAALSTDNLAKGYFADQGMLAYVKGVQRQELRQGIACVKHQNMAGSDIGDNHKEYFAGEAALKASGKDNTMNQFH
- a CDS encoding secretin N-terminal domain-containing protein encodes the protein MTLRRHLATLALAICLPLHAATEVIPLQYRMAEDVLPVAQSVIGEQGRVNAYGNQLIVNAPQAAIVELRQVLEQLDSEPKRLLISVDTQDSAAGNSSGYSVDGSIRAGDVEFETGRGERHGRDQVRIIRRSTSSQEGGIQQIQTNEGYPALIQVGQSVPLTTSGTDGYGRIYQQTQYRDVTRGFYVTANLIGDRVQITVSSNRDRVNQMTPNVIETQLADTRVSGRVGEWISLGGIDESASSQHDGTLRRYSTQGRQDLSLRLKVDVLE